One genomic segment of Chitinophaga sancti includes these proteins:
- a CDS encoding sialate O-acetylesterase: MRLTTFLSTTVLSLFVTFCYADIKLPALVGSNMVLQRNKPLHIWGWADKGETVTVTFKGKSVKTVATEKGKWQVTLPAMPAGGPYEMSLKGKNTIHLDNILIGEVWVASGQSNMEMPLQGWGKVHNFEQEVKAANYPNIRLLMIKRATSTVPLDTVTVLQGGWQACTPQYIPEFSAVGYFFAREINGYQQVPVGIILTSWGGTVAEAWTSGESLKKMPAFADAVKSFEQLSTPEAPSNPNKATLLYNAMIHPVIPYTIRGVIWYQGESNAERAYQYRELFPLMIKDWRKQWKQGDFPFYFVQLANYKDVDAQPVESDWAELREAQFKTLSLPATGMASAIDIGEAKDIHPKNKQEVGRRLSLIARAEVYGEKIPYSGPIYLSKQIAGNKVTLNFKYTNDGLQVKKGGALKGFAIAGDDKQFHWAQATIKGNQVVVWSEEVPHPVAVRYDWANNPEGNLYNGAGLPASPFRTDDWKGVTFGK, from the coding sequence ATGCGATTAACCACGTTCCTCAGTACCACTGTTTTATCACTATTTGTTACTTTTTGTTATGCTGATATTAAATTGCCTGCTTTAGTGGGAAGCAATATGGTTCTGCAACGCAATAAACCATTACACATTTGGGGATGGGCTGATAAAGGCGAAACTGTAACAGTAACTTTTAAAGGGAAATCAGTAAAAACTGTTGCAACAGAAAAAGGTAAATGGCAGGTTACATTGCCTGCAATGCCAGCTGGTGGCCCTTACGAAATGTCGTTAAAAGGGAAGAACACCATTCACCTCGATAATATATTAATAGGTGAAGTGTGGGTGGCTTCCGGCCAGTCAAATATGGAAATGCCGCTCCAGGGCTGGGGCAAGGTCCACAACTTCGAACAGGAAGTCAAAGCAGCGAACTATCCTAACATTCGCCTGCTGATGATAAAACGTGCAACCAGTACCGTACCGCTTGATACCGTCACTGTTTTGCAGGGTGGATGGCAAGCTTGTACGCCGCAATATATTCCGGAATTTTCTGCAGTCGGGTACTTTTTTGCCCGTGAAATTAATGGGTATCAACAAGTACCTGTGGGGATCATCCTCACTTCGTGGGGTGGTACTGTAGCAGAAGCGTGGACGAGTGGGGAATCGTTGAAAAAAATGCCGGCATTTGCAGATGCGGTTAAATCATTTGAACAACTGTCCACACCGGAAGCGCCTTCAAATCCTAATAAGGCGACATTATTATATAATGCTATGATCCATCCTGTTATACCTTATACTATCCGTGGAGTGATCTGGTATCAGGGGGAGAGCAACGCGGAAAGGGCGTATCAATACAGGGAATTGTTTCCCCTCATGATCAAAGACTGGCGGAAACAGTGGAAGCAGGGGGATTTCCCTTTCTATTTCGTGCAGCTGGCTAATTACAAGGATGTGGATGCACAGCCTGTGGAGTCTGATTGGGCAGAGCTGCGGGAGGCACAATTTAAGACTTTATCACTGCCTGCTACAGGAATGGCATCGGCGATTGATATTGGAGAGGCGAAGGATATACATCCTAAAAACAAACAGGAGGTAGGGCGTAGATTGTCCCTCATCGCAAGGGCAGAGGTGTATGGGGAGAAAATTCCTTATTCCGGGCCTATCTATTTGTCTAAGCAGATTGCTGGAAACAAAGTGACTTTGAACTTTAAATATACCAATGATGGATTGCAGGTGAAGAAAGGAGGGGCATTAAAAGGGTTCGCTATCGCTGGCGACGACAAGCAATTCCATTGGGCACAGGCTACGATCAAGGGGAATCAGGTCGTGGTATGGAGTGAAGAGGTGCCACATCCTGTGGCGGTGAGGTATGATTGGGCCAATAATCCTGAGGGCAATCTATACAACGGTGCGGGGTTACCAGCGAGTCCATTTAGGACAGATGATTGGAAGGGAGTGACATTTGGGAAGTAG
- a CDS encoding DMT family transporter yields MRQVVFGVLFAMLWASASVATKIGIRSAEPLILANFRFFLAGGGMLLFAYLIQKGKHRMPRGKEWRQLLTFGFLNTTLYLSFYVISMKSVSAGIGTLATATNPLFIMAISALWLKRPLRWYELTGMFLGLSGVAVATYPLLAESHGSVAGLIILLTGMLSVSVATVYYSRIEWELPNLLINGWQVFLGGLLLLPFTCFTSDFSTTRYDINFWGGLLWLVLPVSVTALQLFFYLVKRDAVRASLWLFLCPVFGFIYAAILLHEAVTWFTWVGTILVIAGLYLGQREKFAAKK; encoded by the coding sequence ATGCGTCAAGTTGTATTCGGTGTATTATTCGCCATGCTATGGGCTTCCGCCAGCGTGGCTACCAAGATTGGTATCAGATCAGCAGAGCCTTTAATATTGGCCAACTTCCGATTTTTCCTCGCAGGAGGAGGGATGTTGTTGTTTGCCTATCTTATACAGAAAGGCAAACATAGAATGCCGCGGGGAAAGGAGTGGAGACAGCTGCTCACATTTGGTTTTCTCAATACTACATTATACCTGAGTTTTTATGTTATTTCCATGAAATCGGTATCTGCGGGTATCGGCACCCTGGCTACTGCAACGAACCCTTTATTCATCATGGCGATATCTGCATTATGGCTCAAACGACCATTAAGATGGTATGAGCTCACGGGTATGTTCCTGGGTTTATCCGGCGTTGCAGTAGCTACTTATCCTTTGTTGGCAGAGAGCCATGGGTCTGTAGCAGGGCTAATCATACTGCTTACCGGTATGTTATCTGTTTCTGTTGCTACTGTCTATTATTCCCGCATCGAATGGGAGTTACCCAATCTCCTCATTAATGGCTGGCAGGTATTTCTGGGTGGGTTGTTGTTATTGCCATTTACCTGCTTTACTTCTGATTTTTCTACTACCAGATACGACATCAATTTTTGGGGTGGGCTTTTATGGTTGGTACTTCCTGTTTCTGTCACGGCATTACAGCTGTTCTTCTATCTTGTAAAGCGTGATGCAGTGCGTGCATCGCTCTGGCTCTTTCTCTGTCCGGTATTCGGTTTTATCTATGCGGCTATCTTATTGCATGAGGCGGTTACCTGGTTTACATGGGTTGGGACGATCTTAGTAATAGCAGGGTTATATTTGGGACAGCGCGAGAAGTTTGCTGCGAAAAAGTGA
- a CDS encoding RNA polymerase sigma-70 factor translates to MSNNENIRLWQQQIADDGDEKAFASLFRHYYERLLHFCMQYVSTREAAEEIVSDVFVKIWNRRAGLDAISNLEVYLFVAVKNHSLNYLEQYSNLRITPLNDDTGLAGLTTTDPEKTMEWKEILFKMDQEVNRLPDQCRRVFKLIKEEGFKYKDVAEILNISPRTVETQLFRAMKRLNEVIGPFVSLKAKKK, encoded by the coding sequence ATGAGCAACAATGAAAACATCCGTTTATGGCAACAGCAAATAGCTGATGATGGTGATGAAAAAGCTTTCGCCTCGCTATTCCGTCACTATTACGAACGACTACTGCACTTCTGCATGCAATACGTGTCCACGCGCGAAGCTGCGGAAGAAATCGTCTCGGACGTGTTCGTGAAGATCTGGAACCGACGTGCCGGGCTGGATGCTATTTCCAACCTGGAAGTATACCTGTTCGTAGCTGTCAAAAATCATTCTCTCAATTATCTGGAACAATATTCCAACCTTAGAATTACTCCACTAAATGATGATACTGGTTTAGCCGGACTGACCACTACAGACCCGGAGAAAACGATGGAATGGAAAGAGATCCTCTTCAAAATGGATCAGGAAGTAAACCGTCTGCCGGATCAATGTCGGCGGGTGTTTAAACTGATTAAAGAAGAAGGATTTAAATATAAAGATGTGGCTGAAATTCTTAACATCTCTCCACGCACTGTCGAAACCCAATTATTCAGAGCGATGAAGCGATTGAATGAAGTGATCGGGCCATTCGTTTCACTGAAAGCAAAAAAGAAGTAG
- a CDS encoding FecR family protein translates to MINDELFNTLAARKLAGEATAEELQELDILMQDNDYLREQFTLLQSYFREAPYHAAADTELALQKTMARIHATPTLQPKRAVWKWLSVAAAALLLLGTGLLYVDKAHTPVSQMAVNDTMQWLHRQNGKATRASIELADGSKIWLNVDSKLTYPEVFNSNSREVYLIGEAFFDIAPNPGRPFIIHLAKGSVHVLGTSFNIRAYDNEAVQTSVQTGKVAFIPADNRDTVFITPDEKVTYQPAATKTIIKEPTAAEDDKAWTEGRLVFRDKTLEEIGIELERTFGKKISFIDEAPRHYRLTGSFQNNNLQDIMYYLARSRSFHYNITDSTLLISE, encoded by the coding sequence ATGATCAACGATGAACTTTTTAATACACTAGCCGCCAGGAAACTGGCTGGAGAAGCTACCGCCGAAGAGCTGCAGGAGTTGGATATCCTAATGCAGGATAACGATTATTTACGGGAACAATTTACCCTATTACAATCCTATTTCAGGGAAGCACCTTATCACGCTGCGGCAGATACTGAACTAGCCCTGCAAAAAACTATGGCACGCATTCACGCCACCCCCACACTCCAACCAAAAAGAGCTGTGTGGAAATGGCTCAGTGTCGCCGCTGCCGCTCTGTTATTACTCGGTACCGGATTATTGTATGTAGACAAAGCTCATACTCCTGTATCACAGATGGCAGTCAATGACACCATGCAATGGCTGCATCGCCAGAATGGCAAAGCAACCCGCGCCAGCATCGAACTTGCTGACGGTAGTAAGATCTGGCTCAATGTAGACAGTAAACTCACTTACCCTGAAGTGTTCAACAGTAACTCCAGGGAAGTCTACCTCATCGGCGAAGCATTCTTTGATATCGCACCCAATCCGGGTCGGCCTTTCATCATTCACCTCGCTAAAGGAAGTGTACATGTACTGGGCACTTCCTTTAACATCCGTGCTTATGATAATGAAGCCGTTCAGACCTCCGTACAAACAGGTAAAGTAGCCTTTATACCTGCTGATAACAGGGATACCGTCTTCATCACACCAGATGAAAAAGTAACCTATCAGCCTGCCGCTACAAAAACAATTATTAAAGAACCAACAGCTGCAGAAGACGATAAAGCCTGGACTGAAGGCCGACTCGTATTCAGAGATAAAACATTGGAAGAAATAGGCATTGAACTGGAAAGGACCTTCGGCAAGAAGATCTCATTTATAGATGAAGCACCACGGCATTACAGGCTCACCGGCTCATTCCAGAACAATAACCTGCAGGATATCATGTATTACCTTGCCAGATCAAGATCATTCCACTATAATATAACTGATAGCACACTGCTTATAAGTGAATAG
- a CDS encoding TonB-dependent receptor, whose protein sequence is MKERPLRFTIPATFRSLFLPMFVCMIVMNILDLRAQMAFASNTGRYSGAQQVNAAEKPTENRISLQVNDEGLGQVLEKIEAQTPFVFVYSNDEVKASQRVTLSVKDQQLDDVLKLILSPLDIRFEKINNKIILRQGRQPAATYQANDLSVSGRIVDAKGVGIPNVNVRLQGTNLGTTTNDDGFFTLKIPAGQANGTLVCSSVGYIPSEVGINGRTNITVMLTADSKDLGEIVITAYGSQKKTQVTAAINTISTRDIEGRPVTNMFQALQGTAPNLILQQQNAEPGAKLTLNIRGVGSLTGNSPLIIIDGVQTGGDGLQNLNPYDVESISVLKDAASSAIYGSQAANGVIYITTKRGSKDDKPSVTYNGMYGWQKPTTLPRNVEAWEYMTLKDEALVNSGKTPQYTPEDIAYWKRKGSYPSYMDEMIRNYTPQQNHSLSLTGGGKSSSYLISLGYVNQGNMLQNKYVNQDFYYKRYNARANLGVDVSKYVKVNANIAYTKSFFRRQSADIGILMRDAMRTPRIYPVKDSLGNYVVPALNSNNVFAQLDLQGFDLVEKDNLLGGLDVTITPVKHLKLNFNASGNYTITNDINRVNKYSYAPYYTTANPPTYNQYSESEYKDNNTNVYATAEYENNFGKHYVKAQVGARSDAVNEYYGIKASRYGTTNLDDQWAIGGGYIPKPDGSYDYSTIGTYNDISNPNLYALNSLFGRVNYVYDDKYLAEFTWRYDGSSKLAPGHRWQFFPAFSLGWRVTDEKIFKDFKDKYGNIKLRYSWGQVGNSNIGGFNYLARVTLNSGKYAFNNAPAPGADFSAYNETLQWEISTMSNYGVDMDLFNNKITASFDYFNKTTTGIYLFQVVPGTAGIGSSLQNVGKVENKGWEISLSYHAKTGAVNHTIGVNLSDNLNRVIKYGEQSIQGSDFTYIIKEGFPIASYYGYKSNGLYQNLDDIKNAPKVPFAYNQQVMPGDIKYIDRNGDGVIDANDRYVFGNPFPRYTFGFNYSASWRNFDFSMFWQGVGKRTQFLRGDIVEAFHNNEDHAFVQHLDRWTPTNPDATYPRLTIGAADANNFAYSGYWLFDTRYLRLKNLQFGYNLPKRFTDRIKVQGARIYFTSQNLLTFTPRRFHDLGVDPEFTQFDDKLSFSNYNAIAGRSYPNAATFSFGIDLKF, encoded by the coding sequence ATGAAAGAAAGACCGCTACGTTTTACTATTCCGGCTACTTTCCGCTCCCTTTTCCTGCCTATGTTCGTCTGTATGATCGTTATGAACATACTCGATCTGCGCGCCCAGATGGCTTTCGCCTCCAACACTGGCCGCTACTCAGGCGCACAGCAGGTAAATGCCGCCGAAAAGCCCACAGAAAACCGCATCTCCCTCCAGGTAAACGATGAAGGATTGGGACAGGTGTTGGAAAAAATTGAAGCGCAAACACCCTTTGTCTTCGTCTACTCTAACGACGAAGTGAAAGCCAGCCAAAGAGTCACCCTTTCCGTCAAAGATCAACAGCTCGACGATGTGCTCAAACTCATCCTCTCTCCGCTGGATATCCGCTTCGAAAAGATCAATAACAAAATCATCCTGCGTCAGGGCCGCCAGCCAGCCGCTACTTACCAGGCAAATGACCTGAGTGTAAGTGGCCGTATTGTAGATGCCAAAGGCGTTGGCATCCCTAACGTCAACGTACGTCTGCAAGGTACCAATCTAGGCACCACTACAAATGATGATGGTTTTTTTACGCTAAAGATCCCAGCTGGGCAAGCCAATGGTACCTTAGTTTGCTCTTCCGTTGGCTACATCCCATCGGAGGTGGGTATCAATGGCAGAACTAATATTACCGTAATGCTCACCGCCGATTCCAAGGACCTGGGAGAGATAGTGATCACAGCTTACGGCTCACAAAAGAAAACCCAGGTAACTGCGGCTATCAATACCATTTCGACCAGGGATATTGAAGGCCGCCCTGTAACAAACATGTTCCAGGCTCTCCAGGGTACTGCCCCCAACCTCATCCTGCAACAACAAAATGCAGAACCAGGTGCTAAATTGACCCTCAATATCCGTGGTGTAGGTAGCCTTACCGGCAACTCCCCACTCATCATCATCGATGGTGTGCAAACCGGTGGCGATGGCTTACAAAACCTGAACCCTTACGATGTGGAAAGCATCTCTGTACTGAAAGATGCCGCTTCTTCCGCTATCTACGGTTCTCAGGCTGCTAACGGTGTTATCTATATCACCACCAAAAGAGGTTCCAAAGACGATAAACCATCCGTGACCTACAACGGTATGTATGGCTGGCAAAAACCAACCACACTACCCCGCAACGTAGAAGCATGGGAATATATGACCCTGAAAGATGAAGCACTGGTGAACTCTGGTAAAACACCACAGTACACACCTGAAGATATTGCTTACTGGAAACGTAAAGGCTCATATCCCTCCTACATGGATGAAATGATCCGTAACTATACCCCTCAGCAAAATCATAGCTTAAGCCTGACTGGCGGGGGTAAAAGCAGCAGTTATCTGATCTCCCTCGGTTACGTCAACCAAGGCAACATGCTGCAGAATAAATACGTCAACCAGGACTTCTATTATAAACGCTATAACGCCAGGGCGAACCTCGGTGTAGATGTAAGCAAATATGTAAAAGTAAATGCCAACATCGCTTATACTAAATCCTTCTTCCGCCGCCAATCTGCAGACATCGGTATCCTGATGCGCGATGCGATGCGTACACCCCGTATCTATCCTGTAAAAGACTCCCTCGGCAACTACGTAGTTCCTGCGCTGAACAGCAACAATGTGTTCGCACAGCTGGATCTGCAAGGGTTTGATCTCGTCGAAAAGGATAACCTGCTTGGTGGCCTGGACGTAACCATCACGCCCGTGAAGCACCTGAAACTGAACTTCAACGCTTCAGGCAACTACACCATCACCAACGATATCAACAGGGTGAATAAGTACAGCTACGCACCTTATTATACCACTGCGAATCCACCTACTTACAACCAGTATTCAGAATCTGAATACAAGGATAACAACACGAACGTATACGCCACTGCTGAATACGAAAACAACTTCGGCAAGCATTACGTAAAAGCACAGGTAGGCGCCCGTAGCGATGCAGTGAATGAATACTATGGTATCAAAGCCAGCCGCTATGGTACTACCAACCTCGATGACCAATGGGCAATCGGTGGCGGTTATATTCCAAAGCCTGATGGCAGCTATGATTATTCTACTATCGGCACTTACAATGATATCAGCAACCCAAATCTCTATGCACTGAACTCTCTATTTGGCAGGGTCAACTATGTATACGACGATAAATATCTCGCTGAGTTCACCTGGCGCTATGATGGTTCTTCCAAACTGGCTCCCGGTCACCGCTGGCAGTTCTTCCCTGCATTCTCCCTGGGTTGGAGAGTGACGGACGAAAAGATCTTCAAAGACTTCAAAGATAAATACGGCAATATCAAGCTGCGCTACTCATGGGGGCAAGTGGGTAACTCCAACATCGGAGGCTTCAACTACCTGGCCCGCGTAACGCTCAACTCCGGCAAGTACGCGTTCAACAACGCACCTGCTCCCGGTGCGGATTTCTCCGCATACAACGAGACGTTGCAATGGGAAATCTCTACTATGAGTAACTATGGTGTGGATATGGATCTGTTCAATAACAAGATCACCGCCAGCTTCGACTACTTCAATAAAACCACCACTGGCATCTATCTCTTCCAGGTAGTACCGGGTACAGCCGGTATCGGCTCTTCTCTACAGAACGTAGGTAAAGTGGAAAACAAAGGATGGGAAATCTCCTTATCCTACCACGCAAAAACAGGCGCTGTGAACCACACGATCGGCGTGAACTTATCTGATAACCTGAACAGGGTGATCAAATATGGTGAACAGTCCATTCAGGGTTCTGACTTCACTTACATCATCAAAGAAGGCTTCCCGATCGCTTCTTACTACGGCTACAAATCCAATGGTCTGTACCAGAACCTGGACGATATCAAGAATGCACCCAAAGTGCCATTCGCCTACAATCAACAGGTGATGCCCGGCGATATTAAATATATAGACCGTAATGGTGATGGTGTGATCGATGCAAACGACCGTTATGTGTTCGGTAATCCATTCCCACGTTACACCTTCGGATTTAACTACAGTGCCAGTTGGCGCAACTTTGACTTCTCCATGTTCTGGCAGGGGGTTGGCAAGCGTACCCAGTTCCTGCGCGGTGATATCGTAGAAGCATTCCATAACAATGAGGACCACGCCTTTGTACAGCACCTGGATCGCTGGACACCTACAAATCCGGATGCAACTTATCCACGTCTGACCATCGGTGCGGCTGATGCTAACAACTTCGCTTATTCAGGCTACTGGCTGTTCGACACCCGCTACCTGCGCCTGAAGAACCTGCAATTTGGTTACAATCTGCCTAAACGCTTTACCGATCGCATAAAGGTACAGGGTGCAAGAATCTACTTCACCAGTCAGAACCTGCTCACCTTCACGCCACGTCGCTTCCACGATCTGGGTGTAGATCCTGAGTTCACACAGTTCGACGATAAGCTGTCTTTTTCCAATTACAATGCTATTGCAGGACGTAGCTATCCGAATGCAGCTACCTTCTCTTTCGGTATAGACCTGAAATTTTAA
- a CDS encoding RagB/SusD family nutrient uptake outer membrane protein, which produces MKRLLIILISATTLYSCRKLDQPITREYTEEAYWRDADDALAAVNSCYENMLNDGYFFGTEALSDNAYVNGTGFDNVTAIADGAYDPSNARVTNEWSYRYTCIRKCNTVTTNIDKVPNMDSTLKKRILAEARFIRAYSYFQLADWYGDVPFYTNLITIDEAKSITRTPKADILNFVQSELAAIRADLPVNTAYAEQDRGRITRGAAIAFSARVHLYKGEWQAVVDDCEQLIGKTDNGTYSLQSSYKNVFSVNNEYNSEVILDLQYGGGRTYATQRNFLPQTVALLRSVLVPTQDLVDDYVMLNGKGIAESGSGYNESNPYTNRDPRFEATILHDGSTITDFNGTVQTILTQPGSNPATNSVDDQGASPTGYYFYKYYDPTASNYNSSLNLIMIRYAEVLLMYAEAKNELGQLDANVWNTTVRALRVRAGFTDAGATEYPSATTDQLRTIVRRERRAELVFEGIRPFDIRRWKIADQVMARPVRGIKVTGGAFNKDANGYIIVENRLFNNPKHYLWPVPTFERDQNSHLGQNQGW; this is translated from the coding sequence ATGAAGAGACTACTGATAATACTCATAAGTGCGACTACGCTGTATTCCTGCCGCAAGCTGGATCAGCCTATCACACGCGAATATACAGAGGAGGCCTACTGGCGGGATGCAGATGATGCCCTCGCAGCCGTAAACAGTTGTTACGAAAACATGTTGAACGATGGCTACTTTTTCGGCACCGAAGCACTGAGCGACAATGCTTATGTAAACGGTACCGGCTTTGACAACGTGACCGCTATTGCTGATGGTGCCTACGATCCATCCAATGCAAGAGTAACAAATGAATGGTCATACCGCTACACCTGTATCCGCAAGTGTAACACCGTAACAACGAATATTGACAAGGTGCCAAACATGGATTCTACCCTGAAGAAAAGAATCCTTGCAGAAGCCCGTTTTATTCGTGCCTACTCTTACTTTCAGCTGGCAGACTGGTATGGGGATGTTCCTTTCTATACCAACCTCATCACCATCGACGAAGCTAAATCCATCACCCGTACACCAAAGGCAGACATTCTCAACTTTGTACAGTCTGAGCTGGCAGCTATCCGTGCAGACCTGCCTGTAAACACGGCTTATGCTGAACAGGACAGAGGCCGCATCACCCGTGGCGCTGCGATCGCTTTCAGTGCACGGGTACATTTGTACAAGGGTGAGTGGCAGGCTGTGGTAGATGATTGTGAACAACTCATTGGCAAAACTGATAACGGAACTTATAGCCTGCAATCCAGTTATAAAAATGTATTCAGCGTCAACAATGAGTATAACAGCGAAGTGATCCTCGACCTGCAATATGGTGGTGGGCGTACCTATGCTACACAACGCAACTTCCTGCCACAGACGGTTGCATTGCTGAGAAGTGTGCTGGTGCCTACACAAGACCTCGTAGATGATTATGTAATGCTGAATGGTAAAGGTATTGCTGAATCAGGTTCCGGTTACAATGAAAGCAATCCTTACACCAACAGGGATCCTCGTTTTGAAGCTACCATCCTGCATGATGGTTCTACCATCACTGACTTTAACGGTACGGTACAAACGATTCTCACACAGCCAGGTTCTAATCCTGCTACCAATAGTGTGGATGACCAGGGCGCTTCTCCCACCGGTTATTACTTCTACAAATATTACGATCCAACCGCCAGCAATTATAACTCCAGTCTGAATCTGATCATGATCCGCTATGCAGAAGTATTGTTGATGTATGCAGAAGCAAAGAATGAATTGGGACAACTGGATGCAAACGTATGGAATACCACTGTTCGTGCATTGCGTGTACGTGCTGGATTTACTGATGCTGGTGCAACTGAATATCCTTCAGCCACTACCGATCAGCTCAGGACCATCGTACGCCGTGAAAGACGCGCAGAACTGGTATTCGAAGGTATCCGTCCTTTCGATATCCGTCGCTGGAAAATAGCTGACCAGGTAATGGCCAGACCAGTAAGAGGGATCAAGGTAACCGGAGGTGCTTTTAACAAAGATGCAAATGGATATATCATTGTGGAAAACAGGCTTTTCAACAATCCAAAGCATTACCTCTGGCCGGTGCCTACATTCGAACGTGACCAAAACAGCCACCTCGGACAAAACCAGGGTTGGTAG
- a CDS encoding SusE domain-containing protein, with protein sequence MKTYFLHILAIMSLLAVSCKKDDYKLNTNMKPVPALSAPVDDKYIKLQPTTSASVSFEWEQARAEDGSLVLYEVVFDKEDGDFSAPLATIASDGGGVNNKLTLSHKDLNTIAAKAGIASLAVGKLKWTVNSSKGYNIQKAAETRTIEVERPNGFAEIPVDVFLTGAATEGGDNLAAALKMKSTSAGVFEIYTSLKNGTYHFTDRNTGTPTTYYIDGGAVKQDGESTQAGGTKIYRLQLDFNNAAATVTEITAIGLWFAPENKIMYNLDYTSNGVWSFKNQPITFHQESWGRDERYKFRLSVTAADGTTGYEWWGSSNADNNRPTSATPLSFWELHLISNSDQYNYCFKFNGDVDTKNCDVNVYFSPDKTYTHEVIIK encoded by the coding sequence ATGAAAACATACTTCCTGCATATATTAGCCATCATGTCCCTGCTGGCCGTGAGCTGTAAAAAGGACGATTACAAACTCAATACGAACATGAAGCCGGTACCAGCGCTGAGTGCACCGGTAGATGATAAGTATATCAAACTGCAACCTACTACCAGCGCTTCCGTATCATTCGAATGGGAGCAGGCTCGTGCCGAAGATGGTTCACTGGTACTGTACGAAGTAGTGTTCGACAAGGAAGACGGCGACTTCTCTGCACCATTGGCTACCATTGCATCTGATGGTGGTGGAGTGAATAACAAGTTGACACTGTCTCACAAAGATCTGAACACTATCGCTGCCAAAGCGGGCATCGCTTCTCTTGCTGTAGGCAAACTGAAATGGACCGTCAACTCATCTAAAGGGTACAATATTCAGAAAGCTGCTGAAACCCGTACTATCGAAGTAGAAAGACCAAACGGATTTGCAGAAATCCCTGTTGATGTATTCCTGACCGGTGCTGCTACTGAAGGGGGTGATAACCTGGCTGCTGCCCTGAAAATGAAATCAACTTCTGCAGGTGTATTTGAAATTTATACTTCCCTGAAAAATGGTACTTACCATTTCACAGACAGAAATACCGGTACACCGACCACCTACTATATTGATGGGGGAGCTGTAAAACAAGATGGCGAAAGTACACAGGCAGGTGGCACAAAAATTTACCGTCTGCAACTGGACTTCAACAATGCTGCAGCTACTGTAACAGAAATTACCGCGATAGGTCTGTGGTTCGCACCTGAAAACAAAATTATGTACAACCTGGATTATACCAGCAATGGTGTATGGTCTTTCAAAAACCAGCCGATCACCTTCCACCAGGAATCATGGGGGCGTGATGAACGTTATAAATTCCGCCTGAGTGTCACTGCTGCCGATGGTACGACAGGTTACGAATGGTGGGGTTCTTCTAATGCCGACAACAACCGTCCTACTTCTGCCACACCACTGTCTTTCTGGGAACTACACCTGATCAGCAACAGCGATCAGTACAACTACTGTTTCAAATTTAACGGTGATGTAGACACTAAAAACTGTGATGTGAATGTATACTTCTCTCCAGACAAGACGTATACGCATGAAGTAATCATTAAATAA